From one Anticarsia gemmatalis isolate Benzon Research Colony breed Stoneville strain chromosome 20, ilAntGemm2 primary, whole genome shotgun sequence genomic stretch:
- the LOC142981494 gene encoding uncharacterized protein LOC142981494 isoform X1, producing the protein MESTPICRCRVLYLGSAVPQQSKDGLQGIQEPLRELYPDKGATSGGIDSWLSVWSNGILLENIDESGSRVARFFPISSLHYCAAVRRVTVEGAPRFLPLDSPFARAPAPRRPPLFAAVLRRTHGIKVLECHAFICRREAAANALVRCCFHAYADSSYAKRLEAERAPPQLPPDQDEELEVYDGDENHKVWVGETERDDASDEIPHPARAPRPRQIARPASVPPPPPPPEEPKKKAATTKKTKKKSSASADELYAGPAGAMNGRSLGRAPPAWAGGHHPLVLVAHPAATLPHARHATLGHRGRVPAALAAGPFPPGPPGPPGPPGPGRGRLQYATVDPRRSKPPPAALKAAQSMTGLEAADDAGGIYRKKGHLNERAFSYSIRQEHRSRSHGSLANLKFAAPPEVESGREELKKEREIMQLVAGLQLNDEPDRREPHAMRQRHAPR; encoded by the coding sequence ATGGAGTCGACGCCGATCTGTCGGTGCCGCGTGCTCTACCTCGGCTCCGCGGTTCCGCAGCAGAGCAAGGACGGTCTGCAGGGCATCCAGGAGCCCCTGCGCGAACTGTACCCGGACAAGGGCGCGACGAGCGGCGGCATCGACTCGTGGCTCTCGGTGTGGTCCAACGGTATCCTACTGGAGAACATAGACGAGAGCGGGTCGCGAGTCGCGCGTTTCTTCCCGATCTCGAGCCTTCACTACTGCGCGGCGGTGCGGCGCGTCACGGTGGAGGGTGCGCCGCGGTTCCTGCCGCTGGACTCGCCGTTCGCGCGCgcccccgccccgcgccgcccgccgctgTTCGCGGCCGTGCTGCGCCGCACGCACGGCATCAAGGTGCTGGAGTGTCACGCCTTCATCTGCCGCCGCGAGGCTGCCGCCAACGCGCTCGTGCGCTGCTGCTTCCACGCGTACGCGGACAGCTCGTACGCCAAGCGCCTGGAGGCCGAGCGCGCCCCGCCACAGCTGCCGCCCGACCAGGACGAGGAGCTGGAGGTGTACGACGGCGACGAGAACCACAAGGTGTGGGTCGGCGAGACCGAGCGAGACGACGCCAGCGACGAGATCCCGCACCCCGCGCGAGCGCCGCGCCCGCGACAGATAGCTCGCCCGGCGTCCGTgccgcctccgccgccgccgcccgaggAGCCAAAGAAGAAGGCTGCTACTACCAAGAAGACAAAGAAGAAGTCCTCGGCGTCCGCTGACGAGTTGTACGCGGGGCCGGCGGGGGCGATGAACGGCCGCTCGCTAGGGCGAGCACCACCTGCGTGGGCGGGAGGACATCATCCCCTCGTCCTAGTGGCGCATCCGGCTGCTACTCTGCCACACGCTCGTCACGCCACTCTAGGACACCGAGGTCGCGTACCGGCTGCGCTGGCGGCGGGACCATTCCCTCCAGGGCCGCCTGGTCCGCCAGGTCCCCCGGGTCCTGGGCGCGGCCGACTGCAGTACGCGACCGTAGACCCGCGGCGCTCCAAGCCACCGCCAGCTGCGCTGAAGGCCGCTCAAAGCATGACAGGGCTTGAGGCGGCAGACGACGCGGGCGGCATCTATCGGAAGAAGGGGCACCTCAATGAGCGCGCGTTCTCCTACAGCATCAGGCAGGAGCACCGCAGTCGGTCGCACGGCTCGCTCGCCAACCTGAAGTTCGCGGCTCCACCCGAG
- the beag gene encoding IC cytokine homolog beag, with translation MDDNSVENTPASQRLTNEDFRKLLMTPRATPSGGAHPAGSVREAMANAGSMPPPAENKGELRRKKKSYYAALKKQEDNKLAELAEKYRDRARERRDGLNELGPADPTSNTSSAYRAVAPDLKSGMDAKERRRQMIQESKYLGGDMEHTHLVKGLDYALLQKVRSEIQTREQEQEAEMERLVALPEETVPAPPPPVKEKKEAPVEEEMQFETTMAKNIYNMIQEQKSKRIVRNEMFGPGRMAYVVELEEEAGADSDIPTTLTRSKADVPEHDERRLPNNDTGATLDKLAQIFSYLRHGRHRKLKKTKDKPTEKGRADDSIYGDIGEYTAGERRERRDERQRSAAGYFDKPADADKDDLEISGPRRPEDRTRRSAALLSRLAAEPQGYAECYPGLREMDDAIDDSDDEVDYTKMDAGNKKGPIGRWDFDTQEEYSAYMSSKEALPKAAFQYGVKTQDGRKTRKTKDKSEKAELDREWQQIQNIIQKRKAPANPDEPIYKTPKKYNVP, from the exons ATGGATGATAACAGTGTGGAAAACACGCCTGCCTCTCAGAGGCTTACAAATGAGGACTTCAGGAAGTTGCTCATGACTCCCAGGGCTACGCCCTCTGGGGGCGCACACCCTGCAGGCTCGGTGAGGGAGGCCATGGCCAATGCTGG TTCTATGCCGCCACCAGCGGAGAACAAAGGCGAGCTCCGTAGAAAGAAGAAGTCATATTATGCTGCACTTAAGAAACAGGAGGACAATAAGTTAGCCGAATTAGCTGAAAAGTACAGAGACAGGGCGAGGGAGAGACGAGATGGACTGAATGAATTAGGACCTGCTGACCCTACTAGCAACACTAGTAGTGCTTACag GGCTGTAGCTCCAGATCTGAAGTCAGGAATGGATGCCAAAGAAAGAAGAAGACAAATGATTCAG GAATCCAAATATCTCGGTGGTGACATGGAACACACCCACTTGGTGAAAGGTCTCGATTACGCgcttttacaaaag GTTCGGTCAGAGATTCAGACGCGAGAGCAGGAGCAAGAAGCAGAGATGGAGCGGCTGGTGGCTCTGCCAGAAGAGACCGTGCCGGCACCACCACCGCCTGTCAAGGAGAAGAAAGAGGCACCCGTT GAAGAAGAAATGCAGTTCGAGACAACCATGGCAAAGAATATATACAACATGATACAAGAACAAAA gaGCAAGCGTATAGTCCGCAACGAGATGTTCGGTCCGGGCCGCATGGCGTACGTGGTCGAGTTGGAGGAGGAGGCGGGCGCGGACAGCGACATCCCCACCACGCTCACCCGCAGCAAGGCCGACGTGCCCGAGCACGACGAGCGCCGCCTGCCCAACAACGACACCGGCGCCACGCTCGACAAACTGGCGCAGATATTCTCTTATTTAAGGCATGGACGACATAGGAAGCTTAAGAAAACTAAG GACAAGCCGACGGAGAAGGGTCGCGCGGACGACTCGATCTACGGCGACATCGGCGAGTACACGGCGGGCGAGCGCCGCGAGCGACGCGACGAGCGACAGCGGAGCGCCGCCGGATACTTCGACAAGCCGGCTGATGCTGACAAGGATGACT TGGAAATCTCCGGTCCCCGTCGGCCGGAGGATCGAACGCGTCGCTCTGCTGCACTGCTGTCACGTCTGGCGGCTGAGCCACAGGGGTACGCGGAGTGTTACCCCGGCCTGAGGGAGATGGACGATGCTATTGATGACTCTGATGATGAAGTGGATTACACCAAGATGGACGCCGGCAATAAGAAAGGACCTATAG GTCGTTGGGACTTCGACACCCAAGAAGAGTATTCAGCATACATGAGCAGTAAGGAGGCTCTGCCGAAGGCCGCGTTCCAGTACGGCGTGAAGACGCAGGACGGACGCAAGACAAGGAAGACCAAGGATAAGAGCGAGAAGGCTGAACTAGACAGAGAGTGGCAACAG atTCAAAACATAATTCAGAAGCGCAAAGCACCGGCTAACCCCGACGAGCCTATATACAAAACACCCAAGAAATATAATGTTCCGTGA
- the LOC142981567 gene encoding uncharacterized protein LOC142981567, translating to MQTRKRCEKFSELEKKLFVEIYNKYRTIVENKKTDGRTLQQKKIVWNRITCEYNTSPHSGRQVTIKQLRRLWMNMKQRQREKLIKERQQRNALVIRGEPSIADSVTDSDTTDLSSALFVSVSVDHANDTDASSDLPLDIDAMKTEKGLPNHDSPPITNSCSISPNPLSVPLIDGSYNNISDEMPSTCFKTLNKNMERTKTNILQVEYYNRQRRAEELHILAKELMKEHIREAKAKADLAELILEQHHNTM from the exons ATGCAAACTAGAAAGCGATGCGAAAAATTTAGCGAATTGGAGAAAAAGCTGTTTGTGGAAATTTACAATAAGTATCGAACTATCGTGGAAAATAAGAAGACCGATGGCCGAActttgcaacaaaaaaaaattgtatggaaTAGAATTACTTGCGAGTACAATACGAGTCCGCATTCGGGCCGTCAA GTGACAATAAAGCAGTTGCGTCGTCTCTGGATGAACATGAAACAAAGACAGAGAGAAAAGTTAATTAAAGAACGTCAGCAACGTAACGCATTGGTAATTCGAGGAGAACCGTCTATTGCTGATTCGGTTACAGACTCGGACACAACGGACCTGAGTTCAGCTCTCTTCGTCAGTGTCAGTGTTGATCATGCTAATGACACTGATGCCTCTTCAG ACTTGCCACTAGACATCGATGCAATGAAAACAGAGAAAGGACTCCCGAATCACGACAGTCCTCCTATAACTAATTCATGTTCAATTTCTCCAAATCCCCTGTCAGTGCCACTAATAGACGGGTCGTACAACAATATTAGCGACGAAATGCCTTCCACTTGCTTCAAAACACTCAACAAAAATATGGAAAGAACTAAGACAAATATTCTGCAAGTAGAATATTATAATCGGCAAAGACGAGCTGAGGAACTACATATTTTAGCAAAAGAATTGATGAAAGAACATATTAGAGAAGCGAAAGCAAAAGCTGACTTGGCAGAGCTTATTTTAGAACAACACCACAATACGATGTAG
- the LOC142981503 gene encoding macrophage migration inhibitory factor-like, translated as MPHFRIETNIPSDKIPKDFVLKAVPVLAKALGKPEQYCVVSVIPNVAMSFGGTTDPCAIANLMSIGALGVEQNKKHAKVLFELVEQELGIKNDRMYITFEDNPTGNVGFKGTTFHALFG; from the exons ATGCCCCACTTCAGAATCGAAACTAACATTCCCAGCGATAAAATCCCCAAGGATTTCGTGCTAAAAGCGGTGCCGGTATTGGCCAAGGCTCTTGGGAAACCGGaacag tattgTGTGGTTTCCGTTATCCCTAATGTGGCAATGAGTTTCGGAGGCACCACAGATCCCTGTGCCATAGCCAACTTGATGTCCATCGGAGCCCTAGGAGTGGAACAAAACAAGAAACATGCTAAAGTGCTGTTTGAACTTGTAGAGCAGGAGTTGGGCATCAAGAATGACAg aatgtACATCACATTTGAAGACAATCCCACTGGTAATGTTGGATTCAAGGGCACCACTTTCCATGCCCTGTTTGGTTAA
- the unc-119 gene encoding unc-119 lipid binding chaperone: MSLVGKKCESISLLETNKDDVILSEITPEDVLRLDRITDTYLCSPEANVYDIDFTRFKIRDLETGTVLFEIAKPPTDFGVDNEGAEDAPEEPLDPNAGRFVRYQFTPQFLKLKTVGATVEFTVGARPVNHFRMIEKHFFRDTLLKTFDFEFGFCIPFSRNTCEHIYEFPSLPPDLVDEMIAAPFETCSDSFYFVDNHLVMHNKADYAYNGGINN; the protein is encoded by the exons ATGAGTCTCGTCGGAAAAAAGTGTGAATCAATATCGTTACTGGAAACTAATAAAGACGACGTAATATTGAGTGAAATAACTCCTGAGGATGTTTTGAGGTTGGACCGCATCACGGACACATATTTATGTAGTCCTGAAGCGAATGTATACGATATAGATTTCACAAGATTTAAAATTCGTGATTTGGAAACTGGGACTGTGTTGTTTGAGATCGCTAAGCCTCCGACGGACTTCGGTGTGGACAATGAAGGTGCTGAAGACGCTCCTGAGGAGCCACTGGATCCTAACGCCGGCAGATTCGTCCGTTACCAGTTTACGCCTCAATTCTTAAAACTAAAGACTGTTGGAGCCAC TGTGGAGTTTACAGTAGGTGCTCGTCCTGTGAACCACTTCAGGATGATAGAGAAGCATTTTTTCAGGGATACTCTACTCAAGACCTTTGATTTTGAGTTTGGCTTCTGCATTCCGTTCTCAAGAAACACGTGTGAACACATATATGAGTTTCCTTCACTGCCTCCAGACCTAG tTGATGAGATGATCGCTGCTCCGTTCGAGACGTGCTCCGACAGCTTCTACTTCGTTGACAATCACCTGGTGATGCACAACAAAGCTGACTACGCGTACAACGGCGGCATCAACAACTAA